TATAGTGATTATGGATTATATCCAAAATATTATTTGGATTATTTCCATAATTAGGAATATTTCCATAATTTTGGATTAATTACCAATTGTTATGGATTTTAATAGGATTAAAGAAAAATTAAATATACTGGCTGATGCAGCTAAATACGATGTGTCTTGTTCAAGTAGTGGTAGTAACCGCAAAAACAAGGATAATGGCTTAGGTGATACCGGTAATGGTATCTGCCATACGTATACAGAAGATGGCCGTTGTGTTTCTCTATTAAAAATTTTACTTACCAATCATTGCATTTTTGATTGTGCCTACTGTGTTACCCGTAAAAGCAATGATATTCAACGGGCTGCTTTTAAAATACAAGAGGTAGTCGATTTAACTATTAATTTTTATAGAAGAAACTATATAGAAGGACTGTTCTTAAGTTCTGGCATCTTCAAAAGTGCAGATTATACTATGGAACGTTTAATAGCCGTTGCCAAAAAACTACGTGAAGAAGAAAACTTTAACGGGTACATTCACTTAAAATCAATACCTGGTGCAAGTGATGAATTAATGTATGAGGCCGGTTTATATGCTGATCGTTTATCGGTTAACATTGAAATCCCCACTATTTCCGGCCTTAAACTTTTAGCTCCAGATAAAAAACATGAAGATTTCATTAAACCAATGCTAAAGGTTAAGAATGAAATTATACGTTATAAAGAAGAACGTAAAATAATTAAAAGCACTGCAAAATATGCTCCTGCAGGACAAAGTACACAAATGATTGTTGGTGCTACTGGCGAAAGTGATAAAGATATCATGTATTCTGCCACTCACTTTTATAAGAACTATCAGATGAAGCGGGTTTACTATTCTGGTTATGTACCTATCTCAACAGACAATAGATTACCTTCTTTGGGATCTGAAGTACCAATGCTTAGAGAAAACAGACTATATCA
Above is a window of Maribacter aquivivus DNA encoding:
- a CDS encoding putative DNA modification/repair radical SAM protein, yielding MDFNRIKEKLNILADAAKYDVSCSSSGSNRKNKDNGLGDTGNGICHTYTEDGRCVSLLKILLTNHCIFDCAYCVTRKSNDIQRAAFKIQEVVDLTINFYRRNYIEGLFLSSGIFKSADYTMERLIAVAKKLREEENFNGYIHLKSIPGASDELMYEAGLYADRLSVNIEIPTISGLKLLAPDKKHEDFIKPMLKVKNEIIRYKEERKIIKSTAKYAPAGQSTQMIVGATGESDKDIMYSATHFYKNYQMKRVYYSGYVPISTDNRLPSLGSEVPMLRENRLYQTDWLLRFYGFSVNEILDTDNPNLDMDIDPKLMWALRNLNYFPVDINKAEPRMLARIPGIGMGSVHKIISGRKYRRLSWDHLKKMGIALNRAKYFIICNSADWERRDLDAATIKGMILQSQNSKFKNQYNNQLSLFN